In Meriones unguiculatus strain TT.TT164.6M chromosome 17, Bangor_MerUng_6.1, whole genome shotgun sequence, a single window of DNA contains:
- the Dot1l gene encoding histone-lysine N-methyltransferase, H3 lysine-79 specific isoform X1: MGEKLELRLKSPVGAEPAVYPWPLPVYDKHHDAAHEIIETIRWVCEEIPDLKLAMENYVLIDYDTKSFESMQRLCDKYNRAIDSIHQLWKGTTQPMKLNTRPSNGLLRHILQQVYNHSVTDPEKLNNYEPFSPEVYGETSFDLVAQMIDEIKMTEDDLFVDLGSGVGQVVLQVAAATSCKHHYGVEKADIPAKYAETMDREFRKWMKWYGKKHAEYTLERGDFLSEEWRERIANTSVIFVNNFAFGPEVDHQLKERFANMKEGGRIVSSKPFAPLNFRINSRNLSDIGTIMRVVELSPLKGSVSWTGKPVSYYLHTIDRTILENYFSSLKNPKLREEQEAARRRQQRENKSNAATPTKVPEGKAGTTEAPADSGAEEEKSGVATVKKPSPSKARKKKLNKKGRKMAGRKRGRPKKMSAASAERKSKKSQSALDLLRSPPPAPPSASPQDAYRPPHSPFYHLPPSTQLHSPNPLLVAPTPPALQKLLESFKIQYLQFLDYTKTPQYKANLQKLLDQEKEKNTQLLGTAQQLFGHCQAQKEEIRRLFQQKLDELGVKALTYNDLIQAQKEISAHNQQLREQSEQLEKDNSELRSQSLRLLRARCEELRLDWSTLSLENLRKEKQALRSQISEKQRHCLELQISIVELEKSQRQQELLQLKSCVPPDDALSLHLRGKGALGRDLEADAGRLRLELDCAKISLPHLSSMSPELSMNGHAAGYELCSAASRPSSKQNTPQYLASPLDQEVVPCTPSHSSRPRLEKSSGLALPDYTRLSPAKIVLRRHMNQDHSGASKAAASEPHPRAEHAKESSLPYQSPGLSNSMKLSPQDPPLASPATSPLTSEKGSEKGVKERAYSSHGETITSLPVSIPLSTVQPNKLPVSIPLASVVLPSRAERARSTPSPVPQPRDSSSTLEKQIGASAHGAGASAAGSKSLALGPTGFYTGSVAISGALASSPAPLAPGMESAVFEESSGPGSLFASMGSRSTPPQHPPLLPQSRNSGPASPGHQLAASPRLSVTTQGPLPDTGKGELPSDPAFSDPESEAKRRIVFSIAAGSSSKQSPSTRHSPLTSGTRGDCVQNHGQDSRKRSRRKRASAGTPSLSTGVSPKRRALPAVAGLFTQSSGSPLNLNSMVSNINQPLEITAISSPENSLKSSPTPYQDHDQPPVLRKERPLGPTNGAHYSPLTSDEEPGSEDEPSSTRIERKIATISLESKSPPKTLENGGGLAGRKSAPSSEPINSSKWKSTFSPISDLSLAKAVDSPLQAGSALSHSPLFSFRPALEEPAAEAKLPTHPRKSFAGSLAPAEGPSPGANPPNGLAFSGGLAADLGLHSFNDGASLSHKGPDVTGLSASLSFPSQRGKDSTTEANPFLSRRQPEGLGGLKGEGNAGKESGEALPPCGPADKATLPHGSRASKGRDRELDFKGGHNLFISAAAVPPGGLLGGPGLVTVASSAGSATPTAQAPRPFLSTFTPGPQFTLGPMSLQANLGSVAGSSVLQSLFSTVPTAAGLVHVSSTATRLTNSHTMGSFSSGVAGGTVGGVFTHAVPSASAHPFGAGVSSGAVCSSATLGLSPLQAAASTSASSFQAAASLETRPPPPPPLLPPQHLGRPPAGPPVLHAPPPPNVALPPPPALLASNPEPVLLQGLASLPANNAFLPPSSAASLQPANASLSVKLASLPHKVSRPSFTVHHQPLPRLALAQAAPAAPQASSSGPSAVWVSLGMPPPYAAHLSGVKPR, translated from the exons GTGTGGGGCAGGTTGTCCTTCAGGTCGCTGCGGCCACCAGCTGCAAGCATCACTACGGAGTGGAGAAAGCGGACATCCCGGCCAAGTACGCAGAG ACCATGGACCGAGAGTTCAGGAAGTGGATGAAATGGTATGGAAAAAAGCATGCAGAATACACA ctGGAACGAGGTGACTTCCTCTCGGAGGAGTGGAGGGAACGGATCGCCAACACGAG TGTTATATTTGTGAATAACTTTGCCTTTGGTCCTGAGGTGGATCACCAGCTGAAGGAGCGATTCGCAAACATGAAGGAAG GCGGCAGAATCGTATCCTCAAAGCCCTTTGCCCCTCTGAACTTCAGGATCAACAGCAGGAACTTGAGTG ACATCGGCACCATCATGCGTGTGGTGGAGCTGTCGCCCCTGAAGGGCTCTGTGTCGTGGACTGGGAAGCCTGTCTCCTACTACCTGCACACCATTGACCGCACCATA CTTGAAAACTATTTTTCTAGTTTGAAAAATCCAAAACTCAGG gaggagcaggaggcagcGCGACGCCGGCAGCAGCGGGAGAACAAGAGCAACGCAGCCACCCCCACCAAGGTCCCTGAGGGCAAGGCGGGCACCACGGAGGCCCCTGCG GATTCTGGTGCTGAGGaagaaaagtcaggtgtggcCACTGTCAAAAAGCCATCTCCTTCCAAAGCCCGGAAGAAGAAACTCaacaagaaagggagaaagatggCTGGCCGGAAGCGCGGGCGGCCCAAGAAAATGAGTGCTGCAAGTGCAGAGCGCAAGTCCAAGAAGAGCCAAAGTGCACTGGATCTCCTGCGCTCTCcgcccccagccccaccctcagcCTCACCCCAGG ATGCATACAGGCCACCTCACAGCCCATTCTACCACCTACCTCCGAGCACACAGCTCCACTCGCCCAATCCACTGCTGGTGGCCCCCACCCCGCCTGCATTGCAGAAGCTTTTAG AGTCCTTCAAGATCCAGTACCTGCAGTTCCTGGACTATACGAAGACCCCACAATACAAGGCCAACCTCCAGAAGCTTCTGGACCAGGAGAAG GAGAAGAACACACAACTGCTGGGCACGGCGCAGCAGCTCTTCGGTCATTGCCAGGCCCAGAAGGAAGAGATCCGCAGGCTGTTCCAACAGAAGCTGGATGAG TTGGGCGTGAAGGCGCTGACCTACAATGACCTGATTCAAGCCCAGAAGGAGATCTCTGCCCACAACCAGCAGCTGCGGGAGCAGTCAGAGCAGCTGGAGAAGGACAACAGTGAGCTGAGGAGCCAGAGCCTGCGGCTG CTCAGGGCCCGGTGTGAGGAGCTGAGGCTGGACTGGTCCACCCTATCCCTGGAGAACCTGCGCAAAGAGAAGCAGGCCCTGAGGAGCCAGATCTCAGAGAAGCAGCGACACTGCCTGGAGCTGCAG ATCAGCATTGTGGAGCTGGAGAAGAGCCAGCGCCAGCAGGAGCTCCTGCAGTTGAAGTCCTGTGTACCGCCAGATGATGCTCTGTCCCTGCATCTGCGTGGCAAGGGTGCCCTGGGCCGAGACCTGGAGGCTGATGCTGGGCGCTTGCGCCTTGAGCTGGACTGTGCCAAGATTTCCCTGCCACACCTCAGCAGCATGAGCCCCGAGCTCTCCATGAATGGCCATGCCGCCGGCTACGAGCTCTGCAGTGCAGCCAGTCGGCCCTCGTCCAAGCAGAACACCCCCCAGTACCTGGCCTCCCCCTTGGACCAGGAGGTCGTACCCTGCACCCCTAGCCATAGTAGCCGGCCTCGTCTAGAAAAGTCATCTGGCTTGGCTCTGCCTGACTATACCCGCTTGTCACCTGCCAAGATTGTGTTGAGGCGGCACATGAACCAGGACCACAGCGGGGCTAGCAAAGCAGCTGCCAGTGAGCCACACCCTCG GGCAGAGCACGCCAAGGAGAGCAGCCTTCCTTACCAAAGCCCCGGCTTGTCCAACAGCATGAAGCTCAGCCCCCAGGATCCACCACTGGCCTCCCCGGCGACCTCGCCCCTCACCTCCGAAAAGGGTAGTGAGAAG GGTGTGAAGGAGCGTGCCTACAGCAGCCATGGGGAGACCATCACCAGCCTGCCTGTCAGCATTCCGCTTAGCACAGTCCAGCCCAACAAGCTGCCTGTCAGCATCCCACTGGCCAGCGTGGTGCTGCCCAGCCGTGCCGAGAGGGCG AGGAGCACTCCCAGCCCTGTGCCGCAGCCCCGAGACTCCTCATCCACACTTGAAAAGCAGATCGGTGCTTCCGCCCATGGTGCAGGGGCCAGTGCAGCAGGGAGCAAGAGCCTcgccctgggacccacag GCTTCTACACTGGCTCCGTGGCCATCAGCGGGGCCCTGGCCAGCAGCCCAGCACCTCTGGCCCCTGGAATGGAGTCTGCTGTTTTCGAAGAGTCCTCTGGCCCTGGCAGCCTCTTCGCCAGCATGGGGTCCCGCAGCACACCTCCACAGCACCCGCCTCTGCTGCCGCAGTCCCGCAATTCCggccctgcctctcctggccaCCAACTCGCAGCCAGTCCACGCCTGAGTGTGACCACCCAGGGTCCCCTGCCGGACACCGGCAAGGGGGAGCTGCCTTCCGACCCTGCCTTCTCCGACCCAGAGAGTGAAGCTAAGAGGAGGATTGTGTTCAGCATCGCCGCCGGTTCCAGCTCCAAGCAGTCGCCTTCCACCAGGCACAGCCCCTTGACCTCTGGCACCCGTGGGGACTGTGTACAGAACCACGGGCAGGATAGTCGTAAGCGCAGCAGAAGGAAGCGTGCGTCAGCCGGAACCCCAAGCCTCAGCACGGGTGTATCCCCCAAGCGCCGGGCTCTGCCGGCTGTCGCTGGCCTCTTCACACAGTCCTCTGGGTCTCCTCTCAACCTTAACTCCATG GTCAGCAACATCAACCAGCCCCTGGAGATCACAGCCATCTCATCCCCCGAGAACTCCCTCAAGAGCTCCCCCACGCCCTACCAGGACCACGATCAGCCTCCGGTGCTCAGGAAGGAGCGGCCCCTGGGCCCTACCAATGGGGCCCATTACTCGCCGCTGACCTCAGACGAGGAGCCAGGCTCTGAGGACGAGCCCAGCAGTACCCG AATTGAGAGAAAAATTGCAACAATCTCCTTAGAAAGCAAGTCTCCCCCAAAGACGCTGGAAAATG GTGGTGGCTTAGCGGGAAGGAAGTCAGCCCCCTCAAGCGAGCCCATAAACAGCAGCAAATGGAAGTCCACCTTCTCGCCTATCTCCGACCTCAGCTTGGCCAAGGCCGTGGACAGTCCGCTGCAGGCTGGCTCTGCGCTGAGCCACAGCCCCCTGTTCTCTTTCCGGCCGGCCCTAGAGGAGCCCGCTGCTGAGGCCAAGCTTCCCACCCACCCAAGGAAGAGCTTTGCCGGCTCTCTGGCTCCAGCTGAGGGACCGAGCCCTGGCGCTAATCCTCCCAACGGCCTGGCCTTCAGCGGAGGCCTCGCTGCAGACCTCGGTTTACACAGCTTCAACGACGGTGCTTCCCTCTCCCACAAGGGCCCCGATGTGACCggcctgagtgcctccctgagCTTCCCGTCCCAGAGGGGCAAGGACAGTACCACAGAAGCCAACCCCTTCCTCAGCAGGCGGCAGCCGGAGGGCCTGGGTGGCCTGAAGGGCGAGGGCAATGCGGGCAAGGAGTCAGGCGAGGCCCTGCCCCCGTGCGGGCCGGCGGACAAGGCCACACTGCCACATGGTAGCAGGGCCAGCAAAGGCCGTGATCGCGAGCTGGACTTCAAGGGTGGCCACAACCTCTTCATCTCCGCTGCAGCTGTGCCTCCAGGTGGCCTCCTCGGTGGCCCTGGTCTTGTAACTGTGGCTTCCTCTGCGGGCAGTGCGACGCCCACTGCCCAGGCCCCCCGGCCTTTCCTGAGCACCTTCACCCCAGGGCCCCAGTTTACTCTGGGACCCATGTCCCtgcaggccaacctgggctctgTGGCTGGCTCCTCCGTGCTTCAGTCCTTGTTCAGCACTGTGCCGACTGCCGCAGGCCTAGTGCATGTATCATCCACTGCGACCCGACTGACCAACTCGCACACCATGGGCAGCTTCTCCTCCGGGGTGGCCGGCGGAACCGTTGGAG GTGTCTTTACCCACGCGGTGCCCTCCGCCTCTGCTCACCCGTTTGGAGCTGGCGTCAGCAGCGGGGCTGTGTGTAGCAGTGCCACGCTGGGCCTGAGCCCGCTGCAGGCGGCGGCCAGCACCTCGGCTTCTTCCTTTCAGGCCGCGGCTTCCCTTGAGACTCGGCCGCCCCCTCCAcctcccctacttcctcctcagCACCTGGGCCGGCCCCCTGCGGGGCCACCTGTCCTCCATGCACCCCCTCCTCCTAACGTCGCCTTGCCTCCTCCGCCTGCGCTGCTGGCTTCTAACCCTGAGCCAGTGCTTCTGCAGGGCCTGGCTTCCCTCCCGGCTAACAACGCTTTCTTACCCCCCTCCTCTGCCGCCTCTCTGCAGCCTGCTAATGCCTCTCTATCTGTCAAGCTCGCCTCCCTCCCACACAAGGTCTCCCGCCCCTCCTTCACGGTGCACCACCAGCCCCTGCCCCGGCTGGCCCTGGCACAGGCCGCGCCCGCAGCCCCACAGGCCAGCTCCTCGGGGCCATCTGCTGTGTGGGTTTCCCTTGGCATGCCGCCTCCTTATGCCGCGCACCTTTCGGGGGTTAAGCCTCGATAA